One Vallitalea longa DNA segment encodes these proteins:
- a CDS encoding electron transfer flavoprotein subunit alpha/FixB family protein, whose translation MRNKKIWIISDQDKRYATEHLLQILHKGIELRRNDKDEVSVICVGMSREDQFEKLFQYGADRIIFCEQNEGYSISLYVKCIEAMLQDKMPDVILFPASITGRQTAAILSVRFGAGLTACCTDVQYDNEVDRYVFIRPAMSESVLAKITCINKNLQMCTIKENIFDSEFVTNGKSYNMEYFPYIEKKSEKNIEVLERKALNLKERVDIKSAKIVFVVGRGMKNSMDLCKSVARQYGAVVVGTKAAVEEKMIQENHQIGQSGISISPDICVAFGVSGATQHMVGIKGAQLIIAVNTDKNAPIFQYSDYIIVDKGENVLTELAQ comes from the coding sequence ATGAGAAATAAAAAAATATGGATTATAAGTGATCAAGATAAACGATATGCTACAGAACACCTTTTACAGATTTTGCATAAAGGCATTGAATTAAGAAGAAACGATAAGGATGAGGTTTCTGTTATTTGTGTTGGAATGAGTCGGGAAGATCAGTTTGAGAAATTATTTCAATACGGAGCAGATAGAATTATATTCTGTGAACAAAATGAAGGATACAGTATCTCATTGTATGTTAAGTGCATAGAGGCAATGCTACAAGATAAAATGCCTGATGTGATATTATTTCCAGCTTCTATAACAGGTAGGCAGACTGCTGCGATATTATCTGTCAGATTTGGTGCTGGATTGACTGCTTGTTGTACTGATGTACAGTATGATAATGAAGTGGATAGATATGTATTTATTAGACCTGCTATGAGTGAATCTGTATTAGCTAAGATAACATGTATCAACAAAAATCTCCAGATGTGTACAATCAAAGAAAATATTTTTGATTCTGAATTTGTAACAAATGGTAAAAGTTACAATATGGAGTATTTTCCATATATAGAAAAAAAATCTGAGAAAAACATTGAAGTCCTGGAACGTAAGGCATTGAATCTTAAGGAGCGTGTGGATATAAAATCAGCTAAAATCGTCTTTGTCGTGGGAAGAGGTATGAAAAATTCTATGGACCTATGCAAGTCCGTTGCCAGACAATATGGTGCTGTAGTTGTAGGAACAAAGGCAGCTGTAGAAGAGAAGATGATTCAAGAGAATCATCAGATTGGTCAATCGGGTATAAGTATTAGTCCTGATATTTGTGTTGCGTTTGGAGTGTCTGGAGCAACTCAGCATATGGTAGGTATCAAGGGTGCACAGCTCATCATTGCAGTTAATACTGATAAAAATGCCCCTATATTTCAATACTCGGATTATATCATAGTAGACAAAGGGGAGAATGTATTAACAGAACTTGCTCAATAA
- a CDS encoding electron transfer flavoprotein subunit beta/FixA family protein — translation MRIVMCIKPVKKELVYKEDDYRENLVINPYDLFALQNIIDMKKEGTEVICISMGPEAAKDTLRRCIGLGVDEVIHLHDKHFAGSDTIATSYVLKKAIEKISDVDLICCGQKTVDGETGQVSYALSEQLKMPCIAQVENITDLNMENVSIERENGECFEKLRVKLPAVISYRNCTTIYKNMNLLRLKRAKNHKIVVWDTNDLQVDKSMCGLKGSKTVVQDVNKINSIVKKEQTVLDGDIKDTASIIKNIILGKNNGVCTYEK, via the coding sequence TTGAGAATAGTTATGTGTATTAAACCTGTCAAAAAAGAACTTGTGTATAAGGAAGATGATTATCGAGAAAACTTAGTAATAAATCCATATGATTTATTCGCTTTACAAAACATCATTGATATGAAAAAAGAAGGTACAGAAGTAATCTGTATCAGTATGGGTCCAGAGGCTGCAAAAGATACATTGAGACGTTGCATTGGGCTTGGTGTGGATGAGGTTATTCATTTACACGATAAGCATTTTGCTGGTTCGGATACCATTGCAACTTCATATGTGTTAAAAAAGGCAATTGAAAAGATAAGTGATGTAGATCTCATATGCTGTGGTCAAAAAACAGTGGATGGAGAGACAGGACAAGTTTCATATGCTCTTTCTGAACAACTCAAGATGCCTTGTATAGCTCAGGTTGAGAACATAACTGATTTAAATATGGAAAATGTATCCATTGAAAGAGAGAATGGAGAGTGTTTTGAAAAGTTGCGGGTAAAATTACCTGCAGTCATTTCTTATAGGAATTGCACAACCATATATAAAAACATGAATTTGTTAAGGTTAAAACGTGCAAAGAATCATAAAATAGTTGTTTGGGATACAAATGACTTACAGGTTGATAAGTCCATGTGTGGACTGAAAGGGTCTAAAACCGTTGTTCAAGATGTTAATAAAATCAACTCTATCGTAAAAAAAGAACAGACCGTATTAGATGGAGATATCAAAGATACGGCTTCTATAATTAAGAATATCATATTAGGGAAAAATAATGGAGTATGTACATATGAGAAATAA
- a CDS encoding acyl-CoA dehydrogenase family protein: MDFLISKDQIMLKNEIIDFAKNHLNDSKYIETFSMEMWKEICNLGLLGVTISEEYGGLGESYLTAALMFEGLGYACKNNGFIFVVNNHIWVSQNLIYLYGSKELKEKYLKKMVAGEKIGAIAITEAEAGSDAMSMTTHAEDKGDYYVLNGTKMFISNGPIADIFIVFAVTSEGTFKRYTAFVVEKNFEGFQVCEDIKKMGLGACPTSEIVLNNCIVPKENVLGTFNMGANIMTAALEWERCYEFAPHVGVMQRIMERCLEHVNNRKQFNRLIGENQSISHKIADMQVSIELSRLMLYKIAWLKDQGKSAFMDASIFKLYVSENYIKTCRDALQIFGAYGYTKDYEIERELRDALACSIYSGTNEMQKNTIYNMIRSRAL, from the coding sequence ATGGATTTCTTAATTTCAAAAGATCAAATAATGTTAAAAAACGAAATTATCGATTTCGCAAAAAATCATCTTAATGACAGCAAGTACATAGAGACATTCTCCATGGAAATGTGGAAAGAAATTTGTAATCTAGGATTACTAGGAGTTACTATATCAGAAGAATATGGTGGTTTAGGGGAAAGCTATCTAACAGCAGCTTTAATGTTTGAAGGGTTAGGATATGCTTGCAAAAATAATGGATTTATTTTTGTGGTCAATAATCATATTTGGGTAAGTCAAAATCTTATTTATCTGTATGGTAGTAAAGAGTTAAAAGAAAAATATCTGAAAAAGATGGTAGCAGGAGAAAAAATTGGTGCAATTGCCATAACCGAAGCAGAAGCTGGATCGGATGCTATGAGTATGACTACTCATGCAGAAGATAAAGGAGATTATTATGTCTTAAATGGTACTAAAATGTTTATTTCCAATGGTCCAATTGCGGATATATTTATTGTTTTTGCAGTAACAAGTGAAGGAACATTCAAACGTTATACTGCTTTTGTTGTAGAGAAAAATTTTGAAGGATTTCAGGTATGTGAAGATATAAAGAAGATGGGACTTGGAGCATGTCCTACTTCAGAAATTGTCCTTAATAATTGTATCGTACCTAAGGAAAACGTTCTAGGTACTTTCAATATGGGAGCTAATATAATGACTGCTGCACTTGAATGGGAGCGTTGCTATGAATTTGCTCCTCATGTAGGTGTTATGCAGAGAATAATGGAAAGATGTCTAGAGCATGTAAACAATCGTAAACAATTCAATAGGTTAATCGGTGAGAACCAATCTATATCTCACAAAATAGCTGACATGCAGGTGAGTATAGAATTGTCAAGACTAATGTTATATAAGATAGCATGGCTTAAGGATCAAGGTAAAAGTGCATTTATGGATGCTTCTATCTTTAAACTCTATGTTAGTGAAAATTATATTAAGACATGTAGAGACGCCCTTCAGATATTTGGTGCCTACGGATATACAAAAGATTATGAAATAGAACGAGAATTAAGGGATGCCCTTGCTTGCAGCATCTATTCCGGAACTAACGAAATGCAGAAAAATACGATATACAATATGATCAGAAGTCGAGCATTATAG
- a CDS encoding alpha-galactosidase: protein MIYVNNNNEFHLSTANTSYIMKVLKSNHLSHLYYGRRIKDRNDYSNLYRSYATPVGNETDYSKKCNNYSLNVTNLEIATYGKSDYGEPSLQIEMEDNSRVSDFLYQSHIIYEGNKQLIGLPHTFQNEDKVESLEITLYDQIVDVYVVLIYKVFYDRDIITRSMKIINGESSKIKIEKAMSLNIDFENNNYDLITLEGKWIREKHIQKQRLKKGVYYINSKRFTSSADHNPFMCLADIDVTEDYGSCYGFALIYSGNHQGLVEVNPHNRTRIQMGINPFDFSWILDEKKEFQTPEVIMTYSYRGLGDMSRNFHNAINYNLIPKQWQFRKRPLLYNSWEAVYFDFNEKKLLKLAKMAKELGMELFVLDDGWFKGRNDDTTSLGDWIEDNKKLPNGLAGLSSKINELGLQFGIWVEPEMISKESDLYRRHPNWVIKLDNRESSLGRNQLMLDMANPNVISYLYNQLSSVFKRGKVRYVKWDMNRSVTDIYSSYLPKHRQKELAHRYILGLYDLIGRLKNDFEDILFESCASGGNRYDLGMLYYMPQTWASDNTDPGERMNIQYGSSLLYPLSTLGAHVGSNPSHQVLRQNNIESRFNVACFGLLGYELNLNNLSNFEKKAIKKQVEFYKKHRKLLQFGTFYRIKSPFNSNHAVWMVVSKDKDEALLGYYQKLQESNENLETVKLKGLDKNASYHLESREQYMNIERFGELINDYVPFNVKTNGLRGIVHKTISDNYMFKNDVQKIDTFGDSLMYAGFKLLQQFNGAGFNENVRYIGDFGSRIYYIKRFQ from the coding sequence ATGATTTATGTTAATAATAACAATGAGTTTCATTTATCAACAGCTAATACTAGCTATATTATGAAAGTACTAAAATCTAATCATCTATCTCATCTATACTATGGAAGAAGAATAAAAGATAGAAATGATTACAGTAATCTATATAGAAGCTACGCTACACCAGTCGGGAATGAAACTGATTATAGCAAGAAATGTAATAATTATTCTTTGAACGTAACTAATTTAGAAATAGCCACATATGGTAAATCTGATTATGGAGAACCTTCGTTACAAATAGAAATGGAAGACAACTCAAGAGTAAGTGATTTCTTATATCAATCTCATATTATTTATGAAGGCAATAAACAGTTAATTGGATTACCTCATACTTTTCAAAATGAAGATAAAGTGGAGTCGCTGGAAATAACTCTATATGATCAGATTGTTGACGTATATGTTGTATTAATATATAAGGTGTTCTATGATAGAGATATCATAACTAGAAGTATGAAAATCATTAATGGGGAATCTAGTAAAATAAAAATAGAAAAAGCTATGAGTCTAAACATTGATTTCGAAAATAACAATTATGACCTAATAACTCTTGAAGGTAAATGGATTAGAGAAAAGCATATACAAAAGCAACGACTTAAAAAAGGTGTATATTATATTAACTCTAAAAGATTCACTTCAAGTGCCGATCATAATCCTTTTATGTGTTTAGCAGATATTGATGTTACAGAAGATTATGGTTCATGTTATGGATTTGCTTTAATATATAGCGGAAATCATCAAGGTTTGGTAGAAGTTAATCCCCATAATCGAACTAGAATACAAATGGGGATTAATCCTTTTGATTTTAGCTGGATATTAGATGAAAAGAAAGAATTTCAAACACCTGAAGTGATTATGACATATTCATATAGGGGACTAGGTGATATGAGTAGAAATTTTCATAATGCTATTAATTATAACTTAATTCCAAAACAATGGCAGTTCAGGAAAAGACCTTTATTATATAACAGTTGGGAAGCAGTATATTTTGACTTCAATGAAAAGAAATTATTGAAACTTGCAAAAATGGCTAAAGAATTAGGTATGGAATTATTTGTTCTTGATGATGGGTGGTTCAAAGGGCGTAACGATGATACAACCAGTTTAGGCGATTGGATTGAGGATAATAAAAAACTTCCTAATGGTTTGGCAGGATTAAGTAGTAAAATAAATGAATTAGGCTTGCAATTTGGTATTTGGGTAGAACCAGAAATGATATCTAAAGAAAGCGATTTATATAGAAGACATCCAAATTGGGTTATTAAACTCGATAATAGGGAATCATCATTAGGAAGAAACCAGCTTATGCTGGATATGGCTAATCCTAATGTAATAAGTTATCTTTATAATCAGCTTAGCAGTGTATTTAAACGAGGAAAAGTCAGATATGTTAAGTGGGATATGAATAGATCCGTAACTGACATATATTCCTCATATTTGCCAAAACACAGGCAAAAAGAATTAGCACATAGATATATATTGGGTTTATATGATTTGATAGGACGATTAAAAAATGATTTTGAAGATATCTTGTTTGAAAGTTGTGCCAGCGGTGGTAACAGATATGATCTTGGGATGCTATATTATATGCCTCAAACATGGGCAAGTGATAATACTGATCCAGGAGAAAGAATGAACATTCAATATGGTTCATCATTATTATATCCATTAAGTACTCTTGGTGCTCATGTAGGATCGAATCCTTCTCATCAGGTATTAAGACAAAATAATATAGAATCAAGATTTAATGTAGCTTGTTTTGGACTTTTAGGCTATGAGCTTAATTTAAATAATTTATCCAATTTTGAAAAGAAAGCTATTAAAAAACAAGTTGAATTTTATAAAAAACATAGAAAACTATTACAGTTTGGTACATTTTATAGAATCAAATCTCCTTTTAACAGTAATCATGCTGTTTGGATGGTTGTTTCAAAAGATAAAGATGAAGCTTTACTTGGATACTATCAGAAGTTACAAGAAAGTAATGAAAATTTAGAAACTGTAAAATTAAAAGGATTAGATAAAAATGCTTCATATCATCTTGAATCCCGTGAACAATATATGAACATAGAGAGATTCGGTGAACTTATTAATGATTATGTACCTTTTAATGTTAAGACCAATGGATTAAGAGGTATTGTACATAAGACCATATCAGATAATTATATGTTTAAAAATGACGTTCAAAAGATTGATACGTTTGGTGATAGTTTGATGTATGCTGGATTTAAGTTATTACAGCAATTTAATGGAGCAGGTTTCAATGAAAATGTAAGATACATTGGAGATTTTGGTTCAAGGATTTATTACATAAAAAGGTTTCAATAA
- a CDS encoding putative polysaccharide biosynthesis protein, giving the protein MNSSKQKKKGSNLAVQGAILALAGIIVRLIGFAYKIPLVNTIGDVGMGCYNKAFSIYSFALVISSYGFPAGVSKLVSARMAVKKYKEAHKIFISAVVLALIIGIISASIMFFGSDLLAKLVYSEKSKYALQALAPTVLIFSLMAVFRGYFQGMNTMIPTAVSQIVEQIFNAIFSIVLATMFLSKGYEFAAAGGTFGTGIGALSGLLTLIAIYFMSRKLFMKRVNKDTHSSDSNTYPSYAKLVLMTAVPIVIGSATFHLTNLVDMIMFNDALRFHEYNQETADTLYGLLTGKYKTIITLPISIASSIAAATIPSITTSIVLKDKKQIKRKINMAIRFTMFIAIPACVGIFVLSTPIIRLLFGETNLEKTALLLKIGVISVVFFGLSTISIGILQGMNKLRIPVISAVKSLLIKIFFNIILLYVFNTNLIGAVVTNIIFSFSSAFFNMRAIKKYTRIRFDIKKTYVIPAISALIMGLCCNIVIRLFDVMNIGNMISTLVAIFVGIIVYLLLLVKLKGVDEEELYLVPQGDKLVKLLYKVRLLK; this is encoded by the coding sequence ATGAATAGTTCGAAACAAAAGAAAAAAGGTAGTAACTTAGCAGTTCAGGGGGCAATATTAGCTCTAGCAGGAATAATAGTTAGATTAATTGGTTTTGCTTACAAAATCCCATTAGTAAATACTATAGGAGATGTTGGAATGGGATGTTATAATAAGGCATTTAGCATATATTCTTTTGCACTTGTTATTTCATCATATGGTTTTCCAGCGGGTGTATCAAAACTTGTATCGGCAAGAATGGCTGTAAAGAAATATAAAGAGGCCCATAAAATATTTATCTCTGCTGTAGTGCTTGCACTTATTATAGGGATAATATCAGCAAGTATCATGTTTTTTGGTTCTGATCTACTTGCGAAATTGGTTTATAGTGAAAAGTCAAAATATGCTTTACAAGCATTAGCTCCAACTGTACTTATATTTTCATTAATGGCAGTATTTAGGGGATACTTCCAAGGGATGAACACAATGATTCCTACTGCTGTTTCACAAATAGTAGAACAGATTTTTAATGCGATATTTAGTATTGTTTTAGCTACTATGTTCTTATCGAAAGGTTATGAATTCGCAGCAGCTGGAGGAACATTTGGAACGGGAATAGGAGCTTTATCAGGATTATTAACTTTGATAGCTATTTATTTTATGTCAAGAAAGCTATTTATGAAACGGGTTAATAAAGATACTCATTCTAGCGATAGCAATACTTATCCGAGTTATGCAAAATTGGTTCTCATGACTGCTGTACCTATAGTTATAGGTAGTGCAACATTTCATTTAACTAATTTAGTTGATATGATAATGTTTAATGATGCTTTAAGGTTTCATGAATATAATCAAGAAACGGCTGATACCCTATATGGTTTGTTAACTGGAAAATACAAAACCATTATAACGCTTCCAATTTCCATTGCATCATCTATTGCTGCTGCTACAATACCTAGTATCACAACATCAATAGTGTTAAAAGACAAGAAACAGATAAAAAGAAAAATTAATATGGCAATCAGGTTCACAATGTTCATTGCCATTCCAGCGTGTGTAGGGATATTTGTTTTATCTACACCTATAATTAGATTGTTATTTGGTGAAACTAATCTAGAAAAAACAGCGTTATTACTTAAGATAGGAGTTATATCCGTTGTATTTTTTGGCTTATCCACAATATCAATTGGTATATTACAAGGAATGAACAAATTGAGAATTCCAGTTATAAGTGCTGTCAAGTCATTGCTTATTAAAATATTCTTCAATATAATTCTACTATATGTTTTTAATACTAATTTAATTGGAGCTGTTGTGACTAATATAATATTCTCATTTAGTTCAGCATTCTTTAATATGAGAGCAATAAAAAAATATACTAGAATTAGATTCGATATCAAAAAGACATATGTGATTCCTGCTATCTCAGCACTGATAATGGGATTATGTTGTAATATAGTTATTAGATTATTTGACGTAATGAATATAGGGAATATGATATCAACATTAGTTGCAATATTTGTAGGGATAATAGTTTATTTGTTATTATTGGTCAAATTAAAGGGTGTTGATGAAGAAGAATTATATTTAGTACCCCAAGGTGATAAATTAGTTAAACTATTATACAAGGTAAGATTGTTAAAATAA
- a CDS encoding cytidine deaminase — protein MLYERNDCNMDYNELVREALKAKEMAYVPYSNFSVGAAVVTTHGKVYRGCNIENASFGATNCAERTALFKAISEGDRDFEAIAIVSSSGDFTPPCGICRQVMAELMPKGKIILANDKGETKIYELDDLLPVRFDL, from the coding sequence ATGTTATATGAAAGGAATGATTGTAATATGGATTATAACGAATTAGTTAGAGAAGCACTTAAGGCAAAAGAAATGGCATATGTCCCTTATTCTAATTTTAGTGTAGGAGCTGCTGTTGTAACAACACATGGAAAGGTATACAGAGGGTGTAATATTGAAAATGCTTCATTTGGAGCTACTAACTGTGCTGAAAGAACTGCATTATTCAAGGCAATATCTGAAGGAGACAGAGATTTTGAAGCAATTGCAATTGTAAGTTCAAGCGGTGATTTTACTCCTCCTTGTGGTATATGTAGACAGGTAATGGCAGAGTTAATGCCAAAAGGTAAAATAATATTGGCTAACGATAAAGGTGAAACAAAAATATACGAACTAGATGATCTTTTACCAGTGAGATTTGATTTATAA
- a CDS encoding DUF3048 domain-containing protein, whose product MNKPLNKVLITITLAVITLTMLTITGCKKDKVSEDNTNDENNTKASVLDILADNNYIDITLENGKNTEEKDNREGKVINTLTGLWISEEAANRRPIGIMINNLKAAMPQSGIAQADIVYETLVEGGITRLFAVFRDFDAEKIGPVRSARHYYLDFAFDHDAIYVHYGKSTHAFKKFTEWNSPHLEGLSGLDAVMCFQDPTRVRPHSTYTSYEKLMKTWKQVGYRENIDENFKSKFKFADDELDLVSNMEATYIDLPYSHYEQKPWFEYNEKDKMYYRFQFSGKHIDRETDEQLKFKNIIIQFSNIWTIKGDKYGCMDMSLVDSGDGYYITNGKATKITWKKTSHYQPTLYYNEGGEEIKINRGKTWVSVFPRNRKDKITFTK is encoded by the coding sequence ATGAATAAACCACTTAATAAAGTACTTATAACAATAACTTTGGCAGTAATAACATTAACAATGCTTACAATAACTGGTTGCAAAAAAGACAAAGTATCCGAGGATAATACGAATGATGAAAACAATACTAAAGCAAGTGTACTAGATATTTTAGCAGATAACAATTATATTGATATAACACTTGAAAATGGGAAAAATACAGAAGAAAAAGATAATCGCGAAGGAAAGGTAATTAATACATTGACAGGTCTTTGGATTAGTGAAGAAGCTGCCAATAGAAGACCTATAGGGATAATGATTAATAATTTAAAGGCGGCTATGCCACAGAGTGGAATTGCTCAAGCAGATATAGTGTATGAAACACTTGTTGAAGGTGGTATCACAAGACTTTTTGCTGTTTTCAGAGATTTTGATGCAGAAAAGATAGGTCCAGTAAGAAGTGCAAGACATTATTATCTTGATTTTGCTTTTGACCATGATGCTATATATGTTCATTATGGTAAAAGTACTCATGCATTTAAAAAATTCACTGAATGGAATTCACCTCATCTAGAAGGACTTTCTGGACTTGATGCGGTTATGTGTTTCCAAGACCCAACTAGAGTAAGACCTCATAGTACTTATACTAGTTATGAAAAATTGATGAAGACTTGGAAACAAGTTGGATATAGAGAAAATATTGATGAAAATTTTAAATCCAAATTCAAATTTGCTGATGATGAGTTGGATTTAGTTTCAAATATGGAAGCAACATATATAGATTTGCCATATTCCCATTATGAACAAAAACCTTGGTTTGAGTATAATGAAAAGGATAAAATGTATTATAGATTCCAATTCAGTGGTAAACATATTGATCGAGAAACGGATGAACAACTGAAATTTAAGAATATCATAATTCAATTTTCCAATATATGGACCATAAAAGGTGACAAATACGGTTGTATGGATATGTCACTAGTGGATTCTGGAGATGGATATTATATCACTAATGGTAAAGCTACAAAAATAACATGGAAGAAAACTTCTCATTATCAACCGACGTTATATTATAATGAAGGTGGAGAAGAGATTAAAATAAATAGAGGAAAAACATGGGTTTCAGTTTTCCCTAGGAACAGAAAAGATAAAATAACTTTTACTAAATAG
- a CDS encoding diacylglycerol kinase family protein, translating into MKNRHLTDSFRCAFRGIFQAFKTERNFKLHVLATIMVILFAWYFDFTKWEYMILIITIMMVIITELLNTAVEYTVDLVCGNKYSQLGKYAKDIAAGATLLAAFGAVIIGCILFIPKIY; encoded by the coding sequence ATGAAGAATAGACACCTGACTGATAGTTTTAGATGTGCCTTTAGAGGTATATTTCAAGCTTTTAAAACTGAAAGGAATTTTAAACTTCATGTATTAGCTACTATTATGGTTATATTGTTTGCTTGGTATTTTGATTTTACCAAGTGGGAATATATGATACTTATTATCACTATAATGATGGTTATTATCACTGAATTATTGAATACGGCTGTTGAATATACTGTAGATCTGGTTTGTGGAAACAAGTATAGTCAATTAGGGAAATATGCAAAAGATATTGCTGCAGGAGCTACTTTATTAGCTGCTTTTGGCGCAGTTATCATCGGATGTATATTATTTATACCTAAAATTTACTAA
- the ybeY gene encoding rRNA maturation RNase YbeY — MSIIINNELEEKLDKNYMDIINKVIAQSLEQEECPYEVEISVTITDNEKIKEINKEYRNMDKPTDVLSFPLIDFTRPSNFDEIEEDNDEWFDLDTGELMLGDIIISLERAKQQAQEYDHSLEREIGFLTAHSMLHLMGYDHMIQEEEQVMLSKQKQILNEVGLRR; from the coding sequence TTGTCGATAATAATAAATAATGAACTTGAAGAAAAACTAGATAAGAACTATATGGATATCATAAATAAAGTAATTGCACAGTCATTAGAACAAGAAGAATGCCCTTATGAAGTTGAAATCAGTGTAACAATTACTGATAATGAGAAGATAAAAGAAATCAATAAAGAATATAGGAATATGGACAAGCCAACAGATGTATTGTCATTTCCTTTGATAGATTTTACTAGACCAAGTAATTTTGATGAAATAGAAGAAGATAATGACGAATGGTTCGACTTGGATACAGGAGAACTTATGTTAGGCGACATAATAATTTCACTAGAAAGAGCTAAACAGCAGGCACAAGAATATGATCATTCATTAGAAAGAGAAATCGGCTTTTTAACAGCTCATAGCATGTTACATTTAATGGGTTATGATCATATGATACAAGAGGAAGAACAAGTTATGCTTTCTAAGCAAAAACAAATATTAAATGAAGTAGGTCTTAGAAGATGA
- a CDS encoding HD family phosphohydrolase, whose amino-acid sequence MRTKEDHYKKISILISFFATLMILITIIASVIALSESQLLVKVSVGCFIILLFSMLYIYMYFFNRDLFKQKNKLLLFICIYVIMMIVVVAMNKLPYLLIPISIAGMLIAIMIDSRLGIMTNMLLTIVGLLVSGNGIDFFIFYMISGTLSCLVITKAKRRNKIVFVAGYLSIVNIILVVLINLYQHGSFVEFNVTDVFYGVLNAVFSVIITIGSLPLWETLFDVSTPLKLLELTNSDQKLIQRLLLEAPGTYHHSQMVSNLAQTAANDIGANALLARTGALYHDIGKLKNPMYFTENQDGVNPHDELDPVSSAKIIINHVGDGVKLATENHLPKAVRSIIREHQGDTLVKYFYFKAKESSDGFDVDEDDFRYAGPKPQTNEAAIIMLADCTEAYIRSLHESKRTLGNIEKCIEEIINSKFSEGQLSECNLKIKELPVIAGSFMKVYNGLYHERVKYPDNKVGGNEVVDNNK is encoded by the coding sequence ATGAGAACCAAAGAAGATCATTATAAAAAAATAAGTATATTAATATCTTTTTTTGCAACATTAATGATTTTAATAACGATTATAGCATCAGTTATAGCACTTAGCGAAAGTCAACTATTAGTTAAAGTAAGTGTTGGATGCTTTATAATACTGCTGTTCAGTATGTTATATATATATATGTACTTTTTTAACAGGGACTTATTTAAACAAAAAAACAAACTACTACTATTTATATGTATCTATGTTATTATGATGATTGTAGTAGTAGCTATGAATAAATTACCTTATCTTCTTATTCCTATAAGTATAGCAGGTATGTTGATTGCTATAATGATAGATAGTAGACTTGGTATTATGACCAATATGTTATTAACGATAGTAGGATTACTTGTGAGCGGCAATGGAATAGATTTCTTCATTTTTTATATGATTTCCGGTACTTTATCATGTTTGGTAATTACAAAAGCTAAAAGAAGGAATAAGATTGTTTTTGTAGCTGGTTATCTTAGCATAGTAAATATTATTTTGGTGGTACTGATTAATTTGTATCAGCATGGAAGTTTTGTAGAATTTAATGTCACAGATGTTTTTTATGGAGTACTCAATGCTGTTTTTTCTGTAATAATAACTATTGGAAGTTTACCATTATGGGAGACATTATTTGATGTTTCTACTCCATTAAAATTATTAGAATTAACTAATTCTGACCAAAAATTGATACAAAGATTATTGTTGGAAGCTCCTGGTACATATCATCACAGTCAAATGGTATCTAATTTAGCTCAAACAGCAGCTAATGATATTGGTGCAAATGCTTTACTTGCTAGAACGGGAGCATTATATCATGATATTGGTAAATTAAAAAATCCAATGTATTTTACTGAAAATCAAGATGGTGTTAATCCTCATGATGAGTTAGATCCTGTATCAAGTGCTAAAATAATAATCAACCATGTTGGGGATGGAGTTAAACTTGCTACAGAAAATCATCTTCCAAAAGCTGTAAGAAGTATTATTAGAGAACATCAAGGAGATACTTTAGTTAAATATTTCTATTTTAAAGCTAAAGAGAGTAGTGATGGATTTGATGTAGATGAAGATGATTTTAGATATGCTGGGCCAAAACCTCAAACCAATGAGGCTGCTATTATAATGTTGGCTGATTGTACAGAAGCATATATACGTTCATTACATGAGTCCAAAAGGACACTTGGTAATATAGAAAAATGTATTGAAGAAATAATTAACAGCAAGTTTTCAGAAGGTCAGTTAAGTGAATGTAACCTTAAGATAAAGGAATTACCTGTTATAGCAGGTTCATTTATGAAGGTTTATAATGGATTATATCATGAAAGAGTAAAATATCCTGATAACAAAGTAGGAGGAAATGAAGTTGTCGATAATAATAAATAA